One segment of Hemibagrus wyckioides isolate EC202008001 linkage group LG05, SWU_Hwy_1.0, whole genome shotgun sequence DNA contains the following:
- the aaas gene encoding aladin — protein MCSLALFPLPRLGGQVTLYEANNELVWGNSTECNEKQHWTPPSLHFPRETLKPHSCPESSSKAAFLDHRDTLWMRSAGAWRDAGLAGLLDEITNSSEEVPKWLTLSSGCVLALLRWMSSFHCSLFPHLTLSGEDMVAEFSQVLGWSDSAIRSFAWHPHTDKFAVALLDDSIKIYNSKSAITPTLKHRLQRSVSAMQWKPLCASTLAVACHTCLLIWHVDPNSLSTRPSSGCAQVLTHPGHSPVTSIAWSPSGSLLVSASPVDTAMMVWNVAAEICVPLQRVGGGGVTNLSWSPDGSRLLAATPSALFRVWETKMWTCERWPCLKGRCQSGCWSPDGSRLLFCVQGGTVIYALTFSDMTGGPKSAAVVADLSETTFSEPDGDLIVGGEVQSLAWDPTGERLAVLLKGNAESSIHSAIIAVFKTRSSPIFELLPCGFVKGEAGTEPRLMQFQPHFQHGALLTVCWSNGRISHVPFYFVGVGKPCSTGSPPLPHFTSKTESYNTHTIYTQQMS, from the exons ATGTGTTCCCTCGCCCTCTTCCCGCTGCCGCGCCTCGGCGGACAGGTCACTTTATATGAAGCAAATAATGAACTCGTGTGGGGAAATTCAACGGAGTGTAACGAGAAACAG CACTGGACTCCTCCTAGCCTTCATTTTCCAAGGGAGACTCTGAAACCACACAGCTGTCCAGAGAGCAGCAGCAAAGCAGCCTTCCTGGATCATAGAGATACTTTGTGGATGAGAAGTGCTGGAGCCTG GCGTGATGCTGGTCTTGCAGGTCTATTAGATGAAATCACAAACAGTTCTGAAGAAG TACCCAAGTGGCTGACTTTGAGTTCCGGCTGTGTTTTGGCTCTTCTGCGATGGATGTCTTCATTTCATTGTTCTCTTTTTCCACATCTGACA CTAAGTGGGGAGGATATGGTCGCTGAATTTTCACAAGTACTGGGTTG gTCTGACAGCGCTATCCGAAGCTTTGCATGGCATCCTCACACAGACAAGTTTGCAGTAGCCCTCTTGGATGACTCGATCAAGATCTACAACTCTAAAAG TGCAATAACCCCGACTCTGAAGCATAGACTACAGAGGAGCGTGAGTGCTATGCAGTGGAAACCTCTGTGTGCGTCGACACTGGCTGTGGCCTGCCACACCTGTCTACTCATCTGGCATGTGGACCCAAACTCACTCTCGACACG gccctctTCTGGTTGTGCTCAGGTATTAACTCATCCAGGTCATTCTCCAGTTACTTCCATTGCTTGGTCCCCTTCTGGTTCTCTGCTGGTATCTGCCTCTCCTGTGGACACTGCTATGATG GTATGGAATGTGGCTGCTGAAATCTGTGTTCCTCTGCAGCGTGTAGGAGGTGGAGGAGTTACAAATCTCTCATGGTCGCCAGATGGCAGCCGACTGTTGGCAGCCACTCCATCTGCACTTTTCAG gGTGTGGGAGACAAAGATGTGGACCTGTGAACGATGGCCATGTCTGAAAGGGCGTTGTCAG TCAGGGTGCTGGAGTCCTGATGGAAGTAGACTACTGTTCTGCGTTCAGGGAGGAACAGTGATCTATGCACTTACTTTTTCAGACATGACAG GTGGGCCAAAGTCTGCTGCAGTGGTGGCTGATCTCAGTGAGACTACTTTCAGTGAGCCTGACGGTGACCTCAT AGTTGGAGGTGAGGTTCAGTCTCTTGCCTGGGATCCCACTGGAGAGAGGCTGGCTGTGCTTCTGAAAG GTAATGCAGAATCTTCAATTCATTCTGCCATCATTGCTGTATTTAAAACACGCTCCAGCCCCATCTTTGAGTTACTTCCATG CGGTTTTGTGAAAGGGGAGGCCGGAACAGAGCCACGACTGATGCAGTTCCAGCCTCACTTTCAGCATGGTGCATTGCTCACTGTg TGCTGGTCAAATGGGCGAATCTCCCATGTGCCTTTCTACTTTGTTGGTGTGGGGAAGCCATGTTCAACTGGAAGCCCTCCACTTCCCCACTTCACCAGCAAGACAGAAtcttacaatacacacaccatctacacacaacaAATGTCCTGA